The window AAGTCCTCTCTGCGGTGTGGTCTTCCTTGACCGCCGGAGCGCTTCGCCGCGCTCCGGATCTCTCAGTGCGCCGCGCCGCCCCCGCGGGACGCGCCAAGTTCTTGTGCGACGGCGTCCAGCACCGTCTTCGCGCCGTCCAGCCAGAGGCGGGCCAGCTCCTGGTGGCCGCGCTCCCCCGGGTGGATCCCGTCAGGCGCGACGTCGGGCGCCGACCCCAGGGCGCGCAGCCCGGCGTCGGCCTCGATCAGCACCGCCCCCAGCTCGGCAGCGAGCGATCGGGTGACCGCGCGCTTCTCGTCGAGGTCGGCACGCCAGGTCTGCTGCTCGTGATTGATGGGCAGCAGGAACGGCTCGATCAGCACGAGGCGGGCGTTCGGGACGCGCTGCAGGATTGCCCGGTAGTCGTGCTCGAACTGCTCCGCCGACGTCGCGTCGCCACTGTCGTAGCGGCGCCAGGTCTCGTTGATACCGACCAGCACGCTGAGGATCGCCGGCTGCTCCGCAACGACGTCGCTCTCCCACCGCTCCTGCAGGTCCAGCACGCGGTTACCGGAGATGCCGCGGTTGCGGACGTCGAAGCCCGCCAGCTCGGGCGACCCGGCAAGCAGGCGCACGTAACCGTCGCCGAGCCCCTCCGGGTCGGTGCGGCGTTCGCAGTCGGTGATGCTGTCGCCGGTGAAGACGATGACGGGCCGGGTCATGAGAGTTCCTCCGAGTTCAGGTCAGCCAGTTCCAAGCGCTCCAGGTCGAGTCGCTCCAGGTCGAGTCGCTCCAGGTCAAGGAGCATCGCCTGCTGCGGGTTGAGCGTCGGCAGGGGGATCCCCACGGTGGCCAGCACCTGGCCGGGCAGCACGACGCCGCCGTCGATCGCTGCGTCGACCCACGCGGGATCGGCACCCTGGTGGCGCGACGCCGCTCCCAGCTCCTGCCGCACGCGCACGCGGTAGGTCGCCGTCGGATCAAGACCGGGCAGGCGGACGCGCCCGCTCTGGCCGGCCGCCGACGTGTCGAACCGGGTCCACGTGAACAGCGCCCGCGACCCGTCCTGGGCGATGACGCCGCCGAGCGCTGTCGCGTCGTCGGCGAGGTCGGCGTTGACGACCCGCCCCGTGTGGAGCACCCCGCGCAGCTCACGGTAGAGATCCGCCCAGGCGGTGATCGTCGCCAGCTCCGCGTCCGAGGCGGTCGACAGGTCCATCTCGATCCCGGCGTGCGCCGTCAGCGACGCCACGAGCCGGAAGGCCAGGTCCGTCGTGCGGGACGTCGTGTGCGCCCGCGCGGCGCCCAGGTGCGAGCCGATCAGCTCGGGCGGGACCAGCAGGCGGGTCCAGCGCTCGATCCGCGTGCGTTCGACCGGGTCGTTGCAGTCCGAGGCCCAGAGCCGGTCGGTCCGCTCCAGGATGCCGAGGTCGACCCGGCCGCCGCCGCCCGAGCAGGACTCGATCTCCAGGCCCGGATG is drawn from Promicromonospora sp. Populi and contains these coding sequences:
- a CDS encoding SGNH/GDSL hydrolase family protein encodes the protein MTRPVIVFTGDSITDCERRTDPEGLGDGYVRLLAGSPELAGFDVRNRGISGNRVLDLQERWESDVVAEQPAILSVLVGINETWRRYDSGDATSAEQFEHDYRAILQRVPNARLVLIEPFLLPINHEQQTWRADLDEKRAVTRSLAAELGAVLIEADAGLRALGSAPDVAPDGIHPGERGHQELARLWLDGAKTVLDAVAQELGASRGGGAAH